In Portunus trituberculatus isolate SZX2019 chromosome 24, ASM1759143v1, whole genome shotgun sequence, a single genomic region encodes these proteins:
- the LOC123508476 gene encoding LOW QUALITY PROTEIN: uncharacterized protein LOC123508476 (The sequence of the model RefSeq protein was modified relative to this genomic sequence to represent the inferred CDS: deleted 2 bases in 1 codon; substituted 1 base at 1 genomic stop codon): MTAVSEESYTHLSHQLPTLLQEKKNESASSSSSPSSSFVAYTGTRLHLMRGSVPYIPCQVREYGVEEMDRCVAVRAAKGTSTWITFVGDSNQRQKLHSLFAFMPEDLTYSYYLGNEQVTLYDFIQSVKYHNKRPPTLDIIGRRHNLDHKHHHSPATTTTTTTHDDLFSVLINSNTNSNTSDIPISVFSIYKGSLSLSLSLSLSXVTLYDFIQSVKYHNKRPPTLDIIGRRHNLDHKHHHSPATTTTTTTHDDLFSVLINSNTNSNTSDIPISVFSTNTFHQHPKKTPADDNFSKTSKPLLESDLAGSTYDLRVTLVWAPCGSIMDHPTVREGKKVIKLHDLALAKVVPDVVVMGFGTWPLLMREYDDEIVPFSEIDVLFRPLIQTVTALAARTRVIFWSQSRYRGFNYDRDAQPSALPWDEDPYGCWPHFLYFNQFEDAIPFVDRWLWEILRKTGAWLWDSALPFNLANLRECQQLREAGYFNHTVYHSRWWNCFDVHHSAYETNSIEIQMLLNLLCNAHLDTSTHYCCST; the protein is encoded by the exons ATGACTGCTGTTTCAGAGGAGTCATACACACACCTGAGTCACCAACTGCCGACACtccttcaggaaaaaaaaaatgagtctgcttcctcctcatcctctccttcatcttccttcgtcGCCTACACAGGGACGCGCCTCCACCTTATGCGTGGCTCCGTGCCCTATATTCCATGTcaa GTGCGGGAGTACGGGGTGGAGGAAATGGATCGCTGTGTGGCGGTGCGGGCGGCTAAGGGCACCTCCACCTGGATCACCTTCGTCGGGGATTCCAATCAACGGCAGAAACTTCACTCTTTATTTGCTTTCATGCCGGAGGACCTCACCTATTCCTACTACCTTGGGAATgagcag gtGACTCTGTACGACTTCATCCAGTCAGTGAAGTACCACAATAAAAGACCACCAACTCTCGACATTATCGGCCGCCGCCATAACCTCGACCACAAGCACCATCActcccctgccaccaccaccaccaccaccacgcacgaTGACTTGTTCTCCGTCCTGATCAACAGTAACACGAACAGCAACACGAGTGACATCCCCATTAGCGTCTTCTCCATATataaaggatctctctctctctctctctctctctctctctc gtaggtGACTCTGTACGACTTCATCCAGTCAGTGAAGTACCACAATAAAAGACCACCAACTCTCGACATTATCGGCCGCCGCCATAACCTCGACCACAAGCACCATCActcccctgccaccaccaccaccaccaccacgcacgaTGACTTGTTCTCCGTCCTGATCAACAGTAACACGAACAGCAACACGAGTGACATCCCCATTAGCGTCTTCTCCACCAACACCTTCCATCAGCACCCTAAGAAGACCCCAGCAGATGACAACTTTAGCAAGACCTCTAAACCTTTGCTGGAGAGTGACCTTGCTGGCTCGACCTATGACCTCCGGGTGACCTTGGTGTGGGCGCCATGTGGGAGCATCATGGATCACCCCACCgtcagggaggggaagaaagtcATCAAATTGCATGACCTGGCACTGGCAAAGGTTGTACCGGACGTGGTGGTAATGG GGTTCGGGACGTGGCCACTGCTGATGCGAGAATACGATGACGAGATTGTTCCTTTCTCCGAGATAGACGTGTTGTTTCGGCCCTTGATTCAGACTGTCACGGCCCTCGCTGCACGCACCCGCGTCATCTTCTGGAGTCAGAGCAG GTACCGCGGGTTTAACTATGACAGGGACGCTCAACCCTCCGCCCTGCCGTGGGATGAAGACCCTTACGGCTGTTGGCCACATTTCCTCTACTTCAATCAGTTTGAAGACGCGATCCCCTTCGTGGACAGGTGGCTCTGGGAGATATTACG AAAGACGGGTGCGTGGCTGTGGGACTCTGCTCTGCCCTTCAACCTGGCAAACTTGAGGGAGTGTCAGCAGCTAAGGGAGGCCGGCTATTTCAACCACACAGTCTACCACA GCCGGTGGTGGAACTGTTTCGACGTGCATCATTCCGCCTACGAGACCAACAGCATAGAGATACAAATGCTGCTGAACCTGCTGTGTAACGCCCACCTCGACACCTCGACCCACTACTGCTGCTCCACGTGA